One Halobacterium zhouii genomic region harbors:
- a CDS encoding acetyl-CoA carboxylase biotin carboxylase subunit, whose protein sequence is MFEKVLVANRGEIAVRVMRACEELGIDTVAVYSDADKHSGHVRYADEAYNVGPARAADSYLDQEAIVDAAKQADADAIHPGYGFLAENAEFAALVEDTEGVTWVGPSSDAMQQLGEKTHARKTMRDADVPIVPGTTDPAESVEEVHEFGDEYGYPVAIKAEGGGGGRGMKIVRGPEEAEEQLESAQREGEAYFDNANVYLERYLENPRHIEVQIIADHDGNVRHLGERDCSLQRRHQKVVEEGPSPALTDDLREEIGEAARRGAEAAGYYNAGTFEFLVEEDPEREDGELLDTGTDFYFLEVNTRIQVEHTVTEELTGIDIVKYQIRVAAGEQLDFAQDDVELEGHAIEFRINAENAADDFAPATGGTLETYDPPGGIGVRMDDALRQGDELVTDYDSMVAKLIVHASDREECLARSERALAEYDVEGIPTIIPFHRLMLTDETFVTGKHTTKYLDQDLDEERVADAQEKWGSDAAASDADEDVVERDFTVEVNGKRFEVNLEERGAASLATNAGDGGGERPTPAGGESESETVVEGEGETVESEMQGTILSVEVEEGDEVDAGDVLVVLEAMKMENDVVASRGGTVTQVAVDPEDSVDMGDVLVVID, encoded by the coding sequence ATGTTCGAGAAGGTGCTCGTCGCGAACCGCGGCGAAATCGCCGTCCGCGTGATGCGGGCGTGCGAGGAACTCGGCATCGACACAGTCGCCGTATACAGCGACGCCGACAAACACTCCGGGCACGTCCGGTACGCGGACGAAGCGTACAACGTCGGGCCCGCGCGCGCAGCGGACTCCTACCTCGACCAGGAGGCCATCGTGGACGCCGCCAAACAGGCCGACGCGGACGCCATCCACCCGGGTTATGGCTTCCTCGCGGAGAACGCGGAGTTCGCCGCGCTCGTCGAGGACACCGAGGGCGTGACCTGGGTCGGCCCGTCGAGCGACGCGATGCAGCAACTCGGCGAGAAGACCCACGCCCGGAAGACGATGCGGGACGCCGACGTTCCCATCGTTCCCGGCACCACGGACCCCGCGGAGTCCGTCGAGGAAGTCCACGAGTTCGGCGACGAGTACGGCTACCCCGTCGCCATCAAGGCCGAGGGCGGTGGCGGTGGGCGCGGCATGAAGATCGTGCGCGGCCCGGAGGAGGCCGAGGAGCAACTCGAGTCCGCCCAGCGCGAGGGTGAGGCGTACTTCGACAACGCGAACGTCTACCTAGAGCGCTACCTCGAGAACCCGCGCCACATCGAGGTGCAGATCATCGCCGACCACGACGGGAACGTCCGCCACCTCGGTGAGCGGGACTGCTCGCTCCAGCGACGCCACCAGAAGGTCGTCGAGGAGGGGCCGTCGCCCGCGCTCACGGACGACCTGCGCGAGGAGATCGGTGAGGCCGCGCGCCGCGGCGCGGAGGCCGCCGGCTACTACAACGCCGGCACCTTCGAGTTCCTCGTCGAGGAGGACCCCGAGCGCGAGGACGGCGAACTCCTCGACACGGGCACCGACTTCTACTTCCTCGAGGTGAACACCCGCATCCAGGTCGAGCACACCGTCACCGAGGAACTCACGGGCATCGACATCGTGAAGTATCAGATCAGAGTCGCCGCCGGCGAGCAACTCGACTTCGCGCAGGACGACGTGGAACTCGAGGGCCACGCCATCGAGTTCCGCATCAACGCGGAGAACGCCGCCGACGACTTCGCGCCCGCCACGGGCGGCACGCTCGAGACGTACGACCCGCCGGGCGGCATCGGCGTGCGCATGGACGACGCGCTCCGCCAGGGCGACGAACTCGTCACGGACTACGACTCGATGGTGGCGAAACTCATCGTGCACGCGAGCGACCGCGAGGAGTGTCTCGCGCGCTCGGAGCGCGCGCTCGCGGAGTACGACGTCGAGGGAATCCCGACCATCATCCCGTTCCACCGCCTGATGCTCACCGACGAGACGTTCGTCACGGGCAAGCACACGACGAAGTACCTCGACCAGGACCTCGACGAGGAACGCGTCGCGGACGCCCAGGAGAAGTGGGGCAGCGACGCCGCGGCGTCCGACGCCGACGAGGACGTCGTCGAGCGCGACTTCACCGTCGAGGTGAACGGGAAGCGATTCGAGGTCAACCTCGAAGAGCGCGGCGCCGCCAGCCTCGCGACCAACGCCGGCGACGGCGGCGGCGAACGACCGACGCCCGCGGGCGGCGAGAGCGAGTCCGAGACGGTCGTCGAGGGCGAGGGCGAGACCGTCGAGTCGGAGATGCAGGGCACCATCCTCTCCGTCGAGGTCGAGGAGGGCGACGAGGTCGACGCCGGCGACGTGCTCGTCGTGCTCGAGGCGATGAAGATGGAGAACGACGTGGTCGCCTCCCGCGGTGGCACCGTCACGCAGGTCGCCGTCGACCCCGAGGACAGCGTCGACATGGGCGACGTGCTCGTCGTCATCGACTAA
- a CDS encoding glycerophosphodiester phosphodiesterase, protein MELIAHRGCAEQYPENTLHAIERSARELAAVEIDVRRCQSGELVVFHDETVDRLTDDTGPVAGMNWTQLSALDVLDSGHSIPRLADALAAVPSDVPLQVELKQAGIASDVVEVIHDADVNARVTSFLPEALTEVRECDPNIPVGYLFGEAVGVETGLKMAEVLDCDSVHPHASLCLETDVVERVRADGRDVIAWGVGQRDTFEELRSVGVDAATSDWASATSEPEAPLAT, encoded by the coding sequence ATGGAACTCATCGCCCACCGCGGGTGTGCAGAGCAGTACCCGGAGAACACACTTCACGCTATCGAGCGGTCCGCGCGCGAACTGGCCGCGGTCGAGATCGACGTTCGCCGGTGTCAGTCCGGCGAACTCGTGGTGTTCCACGACGAGACGGTCGACCGACTCACGGACGACACCGGGCCGGTCGCCGGGATGAACTGGACCCAACTCAGCGCGCTCGACGTTCTGGACTCCGGCCACTCGATTCCCCGACTCGCGGACGCCCTCGCGGCGGTCCCATCGGACGTTCCGCTGCAGGTCGAACTCAAGCAAGCCGGCATCGCGAGCGACGTCGTCGAGGTGATACACGACGCAGACGTGAACGCGCGCGTCACGTCGTTCCTCCCGGAGGCACTCACCGAGGTTCGGGAGTGCGACCCGAACATCCCCGTCGGCTATCTGTTCGGTGAGGCTGTCGGCGTCGAAACCGGTCTCAAGATGGCCGAGGTGCTCGACTGTGACTCCGTGCATCCACACGCGTCGCTGTGCCTGGAGACGGACGTCGTCGAGCGCGTTCGCGCCGACGGCCGAGACGTCATCGCGTGGGGCGTCGGCCAGCGGGACACCTTCGAGGAACTCCGGTCGGTCGGCGTAGACGCCGCGACGTCGGACTGGGCGTCCGCGACGTCTGAACCGGAAGCGCCGCTCGCCACCTGA
- a CDS encoding NTP transferase domain-containing protein: MHAVILAAGCGSRMGDETESVPKAFLDVDGRSLYDRQRAVLADRVDDITVVLGYAYETVVDRLDGANAVRFEDWSEYENAESLRLALTGIDDDVLVLNGDIVTTPTAVDRLLDRFAEFDGEYNIVGCLPGIQDEHTAIRTDDDGTVVDYGLISGYRHAGMGVISRRHREAAMELLAANRDEWYPLVYPETPTKRVVIPSTEHLEINRPDDLDAARNRLPLESWTDSQSGNSD, translated from the coding sequence ATGCACGCAGTGATTCTGGCAGCCGGCTGTGGGAGCCGGATGGGCGACGAGACCGAGTCGGTGCCAAAGGCGTTCCTCGACGTCGACGGTCGCTCCCTGTACGACCGCCAGCGCGCGGTGCTCGCTGACCGCGTCGACGACATCACGGTCGTGCTCGGGTACGCCTACGAGACGGTCGTCGACCGCCTCGACGGCGCGAACGCCGTCCGCTTCGAGGACTGGAGCGAGTACGAGAACGCCGAGTCGCTGCGCCTGGCGCTCACGGGCATCGACGACGACGTGCTCGTGCTCAACGGCGACATCGTCACCACTCCGACGGCCGTCGACAGACTGCTCGACCGGTTCGCGGAGTTCGACGGCGAGTACAATATCGTCGGCTGTCTTCCCGGCATTCAGGACGAACACACCGCGATCCGGACCGACGACGACGGAACGGTCGTGGACTACGGACTCATCTCGGGCTACCGACACGCCGGCATGGGCGTGATCTCGCGTCGCCACCGTGAGGCCGCGATGGAGTTACTCGCCGCGAACCGCGACGAATGGTACCCGCTCGTGTACCCGGAGACGCCGACCAAGCGGGTCGTCATCCCCTCCACGGAACACCTCGAGATCAATCGCCCGGACGACCTCGACGCGGCGCGAAACCGACTCCCCCTGGAGTCCTGGACAGACAGTCAGAGCGGTAACTCCGACTGA
- a CDS encoding CDP-glycerol glycerophosphotransferase family protein produces the protein MVSVLYVIEREFMRKTFESLDQHVDAESAYVPARPEAVGSCDLIPEVHVDDVEDVDENVRSVDPDVVVYNHRFRIDEVSFHEEYPLVHVRHGASVGRGEVETTVESTAHAVDVALAPGGRWAEQYVESFPESVRVSVVGIPEADDLVTAERPHERRVLYAPTNHNYGGGSYLHTAHDVLDLFADSDYELLFRPHPMDRIEEPGQSLTEECRERIADLPNVVFDEHSTPRDSVLAADVLLSDYSGIVTEWLHTGRPLVQFTDLADEAADVPRIGHVTSAAELTLDDVDALYDQGYSERAREREAAFRNELGIPMDGRAGERAAQEVVRCTQ, from the coding sequence ATGGTCTCTGTACTATATGTCATCGAGCGCGAGTTCATGCGGAAGACGTTCGAATCGCTCGACCAGCACGTCGACGCCGAGTCGGCCTACGTGCCCGCCAGACCCGAAGCAGTCGGGTCCTGCGACCTGATTCCCGAGGTCCACGTCGACGACGTCGAGGACGTCGACGAGAACGTCCGCTCGGTCGACCCGGACGTCGTCGTGTACAACCACCGCTTCCGGATCGACGAGGTGTCGTTCCACGAGGAGTATCCGCTGGTCCACGTTCGACACGGTGCCTCGGTCGGCCGCGGCGAGGTCGAGACGACCGTCGAGAGTACCGCCCACGCCGTCGACGTCGCACTCGCCCCCGGCGGGCGGTGGGCGGAGCAGTACGTCGAATCGTTCCCCGAGAGCGTTCGCGTGTCGGTCGTCGGCATCCCCGAGGCGGACGACCTCGTGACCGCCGAGCGACCCCACGAGCGCCGCGTGCTGTACGCCCCGACCAACCACAACTACGGCGGCGGCTCCTACCTCCACACCGCCCACGACGTCCTCGACCTGTTCGCGGACTCGGACTACGAACTGCTGTTCCGGCCCCACCCGATGGACCGCATCGAGGAACCCGGGCAGTCGCTCACCGAGGAGTGCAGGGAGCGCATCGCGGACCTCCCGAACGTCGTCTTCGACGAGCACTCGACCCCCCGGGACAGCGTGCTCGCCGCGGACGTCCTGCTCTCTGACTACTCCGGCATCGTCACCGAGTGGCTCCACACCGGCCGCCCGCTCGTGCAGTTCACGGACCTCGCAGACGAGGCCGCGGACGTGCCCCGAATCGGTCACGTGACGAGCGCGGCAGAGTTGACCCTGGACGACGTCGACGCGCTGTACGACCAGGGGTACTCGGAGCGAGCGCGGGAGCGCGAAGCAGCGTTCCGGAACGAACTCGGGATTCCGATGGACGGCCGCGCGGGCGAACGCGCGGCCCAGGAGGTGGTTCGATGCACGCAGTGA
- a CDS encoding acc operon protein, producing the protein MSVNDEETPVGDDPDDPVLGDADLSIPEDADGEEAAAIAAAVSAHLARLEAAADDDDDAGESWDGRKWSFTGRVGALGGGPVRVPDGAPTDAWSAAGRRDRF; encoded by the coding sequence ATGAGCGTGAACGACGAGGAAACGCCGGTCGGCGACGACCCGGACGACCCGGTGCTGGGCGACGCCGACCTCTCGATACCCGAGGACGCGGACGGCGAGGAGGCCGCAGCCATCGCGGCGGCGGTGAGCGCGCACCTCGCGCGCCTCGAGGCGGCGGCCGACGACGACGACGACGCCGGCGAGTCCTGGGACGGCCGCAAGTGGTCGTTCACGGGCCGCGTGGGGGCGCTCGGCGGTGGCCCCGTTCGCGTGCCGGACGGCGCGCCGACGGACGCGTGGAGCGCGGCGGGGCGCCGCGACCGGTTCTGA
- a CDS encoding acyl-CoA carboxylase subunit beta translates to MEERIEELRERTERALLGGGEDRIESQHDKGKMTARERIDYFLDDDTFNEFDQLRTHRSHNFGMEEKQLPGDGVVTGYGEVNGRTVFVFAHDFTVFGGSLGEVFAEKVTKVMDKAMEVGAPVVGLNDSAGARIQEGVDSLGGYAEIFTRNEKASGVIPQISAIMGPCAGGAVYSPAITDFVFMVKDTSHMFITGPDVIETVTGEEVGFEELGGATTHSSESGVAHFACDSEEQALDNIKRLLSYLPQNNVEDPPRVEPWDDPERRDEELTSIVPDEPRKPYDITNVVDSVADEGSFFEVQPDFAKNIVVGFARLDGRSVGVVANQPRVNAGTLDIEASEKASRFVRFCDSFNVPILTFVDVPGFLPGTDQEHGGIIRHGAKLLYAFSEASVPLLTVITRKAYGGAYDVMASKHIGADVNYAWPTAEIAVMGPKGAVNVLYRDELEDAEDEEELREQLIDEYREEFANPYTAADRGYVDAVIEPTETRPRLIQDLEMLSSKREDTPEKKHGNIPL, encoded by the coding sequence ATGGAAGAGCGCATCGAGGAACTGCGCGAGCGAACCGAGCGCGCGCTCCTCGGCGGCGGCGAGGACCGCATCGAATCCCAGCACGACAAGGGGAAGATGACGGCCCGCGAACGCATCGACTACTTCCTCGACGACGACACGTTCAACGAGTTCGACCAGTTGCGGACCCACCGCTCCCACAACTTCGGGATGGAGGAGAAGCAACTGCCGGGCGACGGCGTCGTCACGGGGTACGGCGAGGTGAACGGCCGCACGGTGTTCGTGTTCGCCCACGACTTCACGGTGTTCGGCGGGAGCCTCGGCGAAGTGTTCGCGGAGAAGGTCACGAAGGTGATGGACAAGGCGATGGAGGTCGGCGCGCCGGTCGTCGGCCTGAACGATTCCGCGGGCGCGCGCATCCAGGAGGGCGTCGACTCCCTGGGCGGGTACGCCGAGATCTTCACGCGCAACGAGAAGGCCAGCGGCGTCATCCCCCAGATTTCGGCCATCATGGGGCCGTGTGCGGGCGGTGCGGTCTACTCGCCCGCCATCACGGACTTCGTGTTCATGGTGAAAGACACCAGCCACATGTTCATCACGGGGCCGGACGTCATCGAGACGGTGACGGGCGAGGAGGTTGGCTTCGAGGAGTTGGGCGGTGCGACGACGCACTCCTCGGAGTCCGGCGTCGCGCACTTCGCCTGCGACAGCGAGGAGCAGGCCCTCGACAACATCAAGCGCCTGCTCTCGTACCTCCCGCAGAACAACGTCGAGGACCCGCCGCGCGTCGAGCCGTGGGACGACCCGGAGCGCCGCGACGAGGAACTCACGTCCATCGTGCCCGACGAACCGCGCAAACCCTACGACATCACGAACGTCGTGGACAGCGTCGCGGACGAGGGGTCGTTCTTCGAGGTGCAACCCGACTTCGCGAAGAACATCGTGGTCGGGTTCGCGCGCCTCGACGGCCGCTCGGTCGGCGTCGTCGCGAACCAGCCCCGCGTGAACGCGGGCACACTCGACATCGAGGCCTCGGAGAAGGCGTCTCGGTTCGTGCGCTTCTGTGACTCCTTCAACGTCCCCATCCTGACGTTCGTGGACGTTCCGGGATTCCTCCCGGGAACCGACCAGGAGCACGGCGGCATCATCCGCCACGGCGCGAAACTCCTGTACGCGTTCAGCGAGGCGAGCGTCCCGCTGCTGACGGTCATCACGCGGAAGGCCTACGGCGGCGCGTACGACGTGATGGCGTCGAAGCACATCGGCGCGGACGTCAACTACGCGTGGCCGACCGCCGAAATCGCCGTGATGGGGCCAAAAGGCGCCGTGAACGTGCTTTACCGCGACGAACTCGAGGACGCCGAGGACGAGGAGGAGTTGCGCGAGCAACTCATCGACGAGTACCGCGAGGAGTTCGCGAACCCGTACACGGCGGCCGACCGCGGCTACGTCGACGCGGTCATCGAACCGACGGAGACCCGGCCGCGCCTCATCCAGGACCTCGAGATGCTGTCGAGCAAGCGCGAGGACACGCCGGAGAAGAAACACGGCAACATCCCGCTGTGA
- a CDS encoding sodium-dependent transporter → MERESWKTRIGFILAAVGSAVGLGNLWRFPWMTGENGGAAFLLVYLGVVLLVGVPGLLAEFVIGRGARRNPVGALSELSDSSSWSAFGHLFVVSAVVLLSFYSVVGGWILRYFFGSITGAYFGNAGTYFGAVSYGVEAVGFHLLFLAATAVIVLRGVRRGIETATKLMMPAIVVLLVALAAWGLTLDGAAAGVAFYLSPDIGYLRANFLDILPAAAGQALFTLSLGAGTMLTYASYLGEERSLAADGTAIAALNTFVGVLAGLVVFPILFALAGGAGSGGPGALFVSLAGAFATLPYGQVVGVLFFGVVALAALSSSISMLEIPVSFLVDEYGVSRRAAVGGLVSLFAVTGSALALEPAAFGFVAGTLVNLLLTGGLVGFMLFAGWVLGADAVDELRRGAGPLARSLSTPWLYAVGVVLPVFLIFTFVSGLAAALGIAVGPLSLLGVTLDHTRVLVIITVGVAIVAFLGLRRSRSVL, encoded by the coding sequence ATGGAACGCGAATCGTGGAAGACACGAATCGGATTCATCCTCGCGGCGGTCGGCAGCGCAGTAGGGCTCGGGAATCTCTGGCGGTTCCCGTGGATGACAGGCGAGAACGGGGGCGCGGCGTTCCTCCTCGTCTATCTCGGCGTCGTTCTACTCGTTGGCGTCCCCGGACTGCTCGCGGAGTTCGTCATCGGACGGGGGGCGCGACGAAACCCCGTCGGCGCGCTCTCCGAACTCTCTGATTCCTCCTCGTGGTCGGCGTTCGGCCACCTCTTCGTCGTCTCTGCGGTCGTGTTGCTCTCGTTCTACAGCGTCGTCGGCGGGTGGATTCTCCGGTACTTCTTCGGGAGCATCACCGGCGCGTACTTCGGGAACGCGGGGACGTACTTCGGGGCCGTGAGTTATGGCGTCGAGGCGGTTGGCTTCCACCTCCTGTTCCTCGCGGCGACCGCAGTCATCGTGTTGCGCGGCGTTCGACGCGGCATCGAGACCGCGACCAAACTGATGATGCCCGCCATCGTGGTGTTGCTCGTCGCGCTCGCGGCGTGGGGACTCACCCTCGACGGCGCGGCCGCCGGCGTCGCCTTCTACCTCTCGCCGGACATCGGCTACCTCCGCGCGAACTTCCTCGACATCCTCCCCGCGGCCGCCGGGCAGGCGCTGTTCACGCTGTCCCTCGGCGCCGGGACGATGCTCACGTACGCCTCCTACCTCGGTGAGGAGCGCTCGCTCGCCGCCGACGGCACCGCCATCGCCGCGCTGAACACGTTCGTCGGCGTGCTCGCGGGCCTCGTCGTCTTCCCCATCCTGTTCGCGCTCGCGGGCGGTGCGGGCAGCGGCGGCCCGGGCGCGCTGTTCGTCAGCCTCGCGGGCGCGTTCGCCACGCTCCCCTACGGCCAGGTCGTGGGCGTCCTGTTCTTCGGCGTCGTCGCGCTGGCGGCGCTCTCCTCCTCCATCTCGATGCTCGAGATTCCGGTGTCGTTCCTCGTCGACGAGTACGGCGTCTCGCGGCGCGCGGCGGTCGGCGGGCTCGTGTCGCTGTTCGCCGTGACCGGGAGCGCCCTGGCGCTCGAACCGGCCGCGTTCGGCTTCGTCGCGGGCACGCTCGTCAACCTCCTGCTCACGGGCGGCCTCGTCGGATTCATGCTGTTCGCCGGCTGGGTGCTCGGCGCTGACGCGGTCGACGAGCTGCGCCGCGGCGCCGGCCCGCTCGCGCGCTCGCTGTCGACGCCCTGGCTGTACGCGGTCGGCGTCGTGCTCCCCGTGTTCCTCATCTTCACGTTCGTCTCCGGCCTCGCCGCCGCGCTCGGAATCGCGGTCGGCCCGCTCTCCCTGCTCGGGGTCACGCTCGACCACACGCGCGTCCTCGTAATAATCACCGTCGGCGTCGCTATCGTCGCCTTCCTCGGGTTGCGCCGCTCCCGGTCGGTGCTGTGA
- a CDS encoding sodium-dependent transporter, with protein sequence MAQRETWTTRVGFILAAVGSAVGLGNIWQFPFKTATNGGAAFVFVYLLAAFVIGLPTILGEFVVGRRANINAIEAFDRLKHPAWTIVGALGLFTGLWILSYYSVVGGWVLRYIVDSVTGAYFAAPAQHFSAVSQGWWAILYHGVFMAVTASIVAFGIEDGIEKATTLMVPSIVVILVGLAVYAFTLDGASAAYGYYLSPDFGYIANNLGEIVPFAVSQAFFSLSLGMGAMITYASYLGEDDSLPADSSIIVVLNTFVGVLAGLVVIPLLFAQFGQIPEGAAAGGPGALFVSVADAFAQLGGLAGKALGVLFFGVVLIAALSSAISLLEVVTSYLVDNYGYSRPGVAFGFGGSLFVLGTLSAWNTAWLGWFDTLAYSVLLPLSVLLGVVFVGWVYGPEAVDEIKKGTGGGGTFASVWLWSVRTFVLVGVFVTLYLGVTSIYSAPPIPGV encoded by the coding sequence ATGGCACAACGAGAAACGTGGACGACCCGAGTGGGGTTCATCCTCGCCGCGGTCGGCAGCGCAGTCGGGCTCGGGAACATCTGGCAGTTCCCGTTCAAGACCGCGACCAACGGCGGCGCGGCGTTCGTGTTCGTCTACCTGCTCGCCGCGTTCGTCATCGGCCTCCCCACCATCCTCGGGGAGTTCGTCGTCGGGCGGCGCGCGAACATCAACGCCATCGAAGCGTTCGACAGACTGAAACACCCAGCGTGGACCATCGTCGGCGCGCTCGGCCTGTTCACGGGACTGTGGATCCTCTCGTACTACAGCGTCGTCGGCGGGTGGGTGCTCCGGTACATCGTCGACTCCGTGACGGGCGCGTACTTCGCCGCCCCGGCCCAGCACTTCAGCGCCGTCTCACAGGGCTGGTGGGCGATACTGTACCACGGCGTCTTCATGGCGGTCACCGCCAGCATCGTCGCGTTCGGCATCGAGGACGGCATCGAGAAGGCGACCACGTTGATGGTCCCCTCCATCGTCGTCATCCTCGTCGGCCTCGCCGTCTACGCGTTCACGCTCGACGGCGCCTCGGCCGCGTACGGCTACTACCTCTCACCGGACTTCGGTTACATCGCGAACAACCTCGGCGAAATCGTTCCGTTCGCCGTCAGTCAGGCGTTCTTCTCGCTGTCTCTCGGGATGGGCGCGATGATAACGTACGCCTCCTACCTCGGCGAGGACGACAGTCTCCCCGCGGACAGCAGCATCATCGTCGTGCTGAACACGTTCGTCGGCGTGCTCGCGGGCCTCGTCGTCATCCCCCTGCTGTTCGCGCAGTTCGGACAGATCCCCGAGGGCGCTGCAGCGGGCGGCCCGGGTGCGCTGTTCGTCTCCGTCGCGGACGCGTTCGCGCAACTCGGCGGCCTGGCGGGGAAGGCCCTCGGCGTCCTGTTCTTCGGCGTCGTGCTCATCGCCGCGCTCTCCTCGGCCATCAGCCTCCTCGAGGTCGTCACGTCGTATCTCGTTGACAACTACGGCTACAGTCGGCCAGGCGTCGCGTTCGGCTTCGGCGGCAGCCTGTTCGTGCTCGGGACGCTGTCCGCGTGGAACACGGCGTGGCTCGGCTGGTTCGACACGCTCGCGTACAGCGTGTTGCTGCCGCTCTCGGTGCTGCTCGGCGTCGTGTTCGTCGGCTGGGTGTACGGCCCCGAGGCCGTCGACGAGATAAAGAAGGGCACTGGCGGTGGCGGAACGTTCGCGTCAGTGTGGCTCTGGTCGGTCCGCACCTTCGTCCTCGTGGGCGTGTTCGTGACGCTGTACCTCGGCGTCACGTCCATCTACTCGGCGCCGCCGATTCCCGGCGTCTAG
- a CDS encoding SDR family oxidoreductase: MHAEFDFDGDVVLVTGASGALGSAVCQTFADAGATVAGTDVVEPNEDTELDRGEVPFYRGDLTDDEDAERVVSGVVEAHGGLDCLCNVAGMWKGGDPIEDTDVETFQQVFDVNLKTMYLASKHALPHLQESEGAIVSVSARASLEGGEGDGPYRASKAGVRLLTETIAEENEGKVRANAVMPSVIDTPANREMMPDADHDSWVDPADIARVVLTLCSDAVPPTSGAAVPVYGEA, translated from the coding sequence ATGCACGCTGAGTTCGACTTCGATGGCGACGTGGTGCTCGTGACCGGCGCGTCCGGTGCGCTCGGGAGCGCGGTCTGCCAGACGTTCGCGGACGCGGGCGCGACGGTCGCCGGGACCGACGTGGTGGAACCGAACGAGGACACGGAACTCGACCGCGGCGAGGTGCCGTTCTACCGCGGCGACCTGACCGACGACGAGGACGCCGAGCGCGTCGTCTCCGGGGTCGTGGAGGCCCACGGCGGTCTCGATTGTCTCTGTAACGTCGCCGGGATGTGGAAGGGCGGGGACCCTATCGAGGACACCGACGTCGAGACGTTCCAGCAGGTGTTCGACGTGAACCTGAAGACGATGTACCTCGCGAGCAAGCACGCGCTCCCCCACCTCCAGGAGTCGGAAGGTGCCATCGTCTCCGTGTCCGCGCGGGCGTCACTGGAAGGTGGTGAGGGCGACGGGCCGTACCGCGCGTCGAAGGCCGGCGTCCGACTGCTCACGGAGACCATCGCGGAGGAAAACGAAGGCAAGGTGCGCGCGAACGCCGTGATGCCCTCGGTCATCGACACGCCCGCGAACCGGGAGATGATGCCCGACGCCGACCACGACTCGTGGGTCGACCCGGCCGACATCGCTCGCGTGGTGCTGACGCTGTGTTCGGACGCCGTGCCGCCGACGAGCGGCGCCGCCGTGCCGGTGTACGGAGAGGCGTGA
- the sucC gene encoding ADP-forming succinate--CoA ligase subunit beta, which translates to MKLHEYQAKQVFAEAGIPTPGSALATSVDEVVEVAEDLGYPVAVKAQVHVGGRGKAGGIKLAESEEEAREAAESILGMDLKGYTVGKVLVEEAVDFTNELYVGVTMDRGEGKPVAMVSEKGGVNIEEVAEEDPDAIAREHIDPAFGLHPYQARKVVYDAGIPNEVARDVSSILTTLYDLYEDKDGSDIEINPLMVTADGDVVAADAVMNVDDDALFRHPDLEEMEDEAAEDDLEAKANEYGFDYVRLDGNVGIIGNGAGLVMTTLDLVDYYGGQPANFLDIGGGAKAERVTNALDMVFSDDNVDSVVFNIFGGITRGDEVAKGINAALEQFDEIPKPVVVRLAGTNAEEGREILNADLVTVEETLEGAVQRAVEYADTEVTQ; encoded by the coding sequence ATGAAGCTTCACGAGTACCAGGCGAAGCAGGTCTTCGCCGAGGCGGGCATCCCGACCCCCGGGTCGGCGCTCGCCACGTCCGTCGACGAGGTCGTAGAGGTCGCGGAAGACCTCGGCTACCCCGTCGCGGTGAAGGCCCAGGTACACGTCGGTGGACGCGGCAAGGCCGGCGGTATCAAACTGGCCGAGAGCGAAGAGGAAGCCCGAGAGGCCGCCGAATCCATCCTCGGCATGGACCTCAAGGGGTACACCGTCGGAAAGGTCCTCGTCGAGGAGGCCGTCGACTTCACGAACGAACTGTACGTCGGCGTGACGATGGATCGCGGCGAGGGCAAACCCGTCGCGATGGTCTCAGAGAAGGGCGGCGTCAACATCGAGGAGGTCGCCGAGGAGGACCCCGACGCTATCGCGCGCGAACACATCGACCCCGCGTTCGGCCTGCACCCGTACCAGGCCCGGAAGGTCGTCTACGACGCGGGCATTCCGAACGAGGTCGCTCGCGACGTGTCCAGCATCCTCACGACGCTGTACGACCTCTACGAGGACAAGGACGGCAGCGACATCGAGATCAACCCGCTGATGGTCACCGCGGACGGCGACGTCGTCGCGGCCGACGCCGTGATGAACGTCGACGACGACGCGCTGTTCCGACACCCCGACCTGGAGGAGATGGAAGACGAGGCCGCCGAGGACGACCTCGAAGCCAAGGCCAACGAGTACGGCTTCGACTACGTGCGTCTGGACGGTAACGTCGGCATCATCGGCAACGGGGCGGGTCTCGTGATGACGACCCTCGACCTCGTCGACTACTACGGCGGACAGCCGGCGAACTTCCTGGACATCGGCGGCGGCGCGAAAGCCGAACGCGTGACGAACGCCCTCGACATGGTGTTCAGCGACGACAACGTCGACTCCGTCGTGTTCAACATCTTCGGCGGCATCACCCGCGGCGACGAGGTCGCCAAGGGCATCAACGCCGCGCTCGAGCAGTTCGACGAGATTCCGAAACCGGTGGTCGTCCGACTCGCGGGGACGAACGCCGAGGAGGGCCGCGAGATCCTGAACGCGGACCTCGTGACCGTCGAGGAGACCCTCGAAGGAGCGGTGCAGCGCGCTGTCGAGTACGCTGACACGGAGGTGACCCAATGA